The Cytobacillus firmus genome segment CTAAACGACTGCAAAAACACATGAAAAAGAGGCAACACTGTCATGTCACCTCCGTTTTATACGCATATTTTCTGCAGCGGTTGAACCATTTGCTCATGCAGAATCATAATTTTAGATGTATAAGAACAATGCTCTTTATAAGCTGATTGAAGTTCCAGATAAAACGTGATTAACTCTTCAACACCAGAAATCAATTCTTCATCAAAAATGCCTGAACGGCTTAATAGGATATTTTCATATTTCTCAACAAGCTTTTTTGTTTTTTTAATTAATTTCCAGGCATCTTTCATACGAAAGGCATCATTCAAATTGGAGTAGAATTCCACCAGGTCTTTTTGGAATACATACTTTATTTCCTGACTGAGCCTTTCAACAGAAGGGAGTTCAGCTTCCTGAAAGATAAATTGCTGTACCATAATTAAATCGGTCTTTACCAAATGCTCTTCAAAAGACTGATAAATCCGAAGTGTATTATAAGCGTCATACATGGGATGATGGGGTTTGCCGATAAAAGAAAGTTCATAGAAGGACAAAGCATTTTCAACAGATGCTGCCGTACGGGAAGCTCTTTTTGTGAAAACAGCCTGAAAATCAACATATCTTTTAGTGATTTTTTCAATAGTAGCTTCGGGAAGATTATGCCTCAAAGCATCAGCTTTCAATCTTAGGATATCACTGGACGACCAGGAGAAGAATTTGGCTTTTTTAACTCCGCCGACCCAAAAGAGAAAGTCCTTAAACACCTGAGGGAAGTCATCGGCTTTCTCTAAATCAGAGTCAGATATCCCGGTTAATTCTTTGCAGAAAGTACTTAATGGTGAATTCTGCTGCGGACGGATGAACCTGTCAAACCCAGTGACCTTGCCTGATTCAACATCCACTTTTACCGCACCAAGACGAATGGCCTCCATATCTTCAAACAGCATGCCACTTTTGCTGCATAGCATTTCAAAATCAAAGAAAACCAGCTGCTTTAGTTCAGCCATACGCGATCATCCTTTCTGTACCCAGCTGCCCAACAAGACATTATAAAGAATAACGGGTAAAAAAGGAAGGAACAGAATTATCCATCAGATAGTTTACATATTATAGAACTTTTTTCCCGCCTCAATAGCAAATCGGTTTACGATTTCTTTTGAAACGTTTACACTAAAGGTGTACATAGTTGACAGCTGCGTATTTCAACGATGCTGTTAAAAAATTTTTGAATCTGAAAGGATGGATGAACGTGGGTATTTCTTTATCGAAAGGGCAAAAAATTGATTTAACAAAAACGAATCCCGGATTGTCTAAAGTAATAGTAGGACTTGGCTGGGATACGAATAAATATGATGGCGGCTTGGATTTTGACCTTGATGCCAGTGTTTTCTTATTAGATGCCAATGGCAAA includes the following:
- a CDS encoding 3'-5' exonuclease; this encodes MAELKQLVFFDFEMLCSKSGMLFEDMEAIRLGAVKVDVESGKVTGFDRFIRPQQNSPLSTFCKELTGISDSDLEKADDFPQVFKDFLFWVGGVKKAKFFSWSSSDILRLKADALRHNLPEATIEKITKRYVDFQAVFTKRASRTAASVENALSFYELSFIGKPHHPMYDAYNTLRIYQSFEEHLVKTDLIMVQQFIFQEAELPSVERLSQEIKYVFQKDLVEFYSNLNDAFRMKDAWKLIKKTKKLVEKYENILLSRSGIFDEELISGVEELITFYLELQSAYKEHCSYTSKIMILHEQMVQPLQKICV